A window of the Anoplolepis gracilipes chromosome 11, ASM4749672v1, whole genome shotgun sequence genome harbors these coding sequences:
- the LOC140671483 gene encoding probable G-protein coupled receptor Mth-like 1 isoform X2, giving the protein MSFDMWWTFRNILSLEKHVKERKKFLYSIIAWGGPFILIIICIIMKFVVSVPEIFRPELDVDTCLFLGKADLLYDYVFSTICTIISIWLSIHTALKIARYEKDTARLLRDSESRCYNENKKWFNLYLKLFIMLFVIIAIEWIIVTMLQFWLFTDLATNYILISFMILRIIRNIGFFILFVCRKTIMQLLLKHFCRNRRYVSKFSTRNSSYDLEHVDHYVKQNYPVDKYEIRQES; this is encoded by the exons ATGAGTTTCGATATGTGGTGGACATTTAg AAATATCCTGTCGTTAGAAAAACATgtaaaagagaggaaaaaattcttatattctattattgctTGGGGAGGTCCCTTCATTCTCATTATCATCTGTATCATCATGAAATTCGTTGTCAGCGTGCCAGAAATCTTCCGGCCGGAATTGGACGTCGATACATGTCTTTTTC ttggTAAGGCGGATCTGTTGTATGATTATGTGTTCAGTACGATTTGTACTATTATTAGCATTTGGTTATCCATTCATACAGCATTGAAGATTGCGCGCTATGAGAAAGACACAGCTCGTCTTCTTAGAGATTCAGAAAGCCGCTGTTATAATGAAAACAAGAAGTG gTTCAATCTGTATCTAAAACTGTTTATAATGTTGTTCGTCATAATAGCCATAGAATGGATTATAGTAACAATGTTGCAATTTTGGCTCTTTACGGATTTAGCAACAAACTACATCTTAATTAGTTTTATGATATTGAGGATCATTAGAAATATCGGTTTTTTCATCCTATTTGTGTGTAGGAAAACAATTATGCAGTTGCTATTAAAGCATTTCTGTCGGAATCGTCGATATGTTTCCAAATTTTCTACACGCAACAGTTCTTACGATCTCGAACATGTAGATCACTATGTCAAACAAAATTATCCTGTGGACAAATATGAAATACGACAAGAATCTTAA
- the LOC140671483 gene encoding uncharacterized protein isoform X1 translates to MYDKSFGLLCCTLLVFFASSTKPLRNFTIDNKQDNNLIVRNKLRVNFTENDKDAVFNRYNLRKNYIMDYINAQNVSHVNSRGNGYKDNDSIQNELSVHYAKYRDKSNRMRRELQANFTKVDNENYSSIKNDNKNYFSNENDTENYSSNKNDNENYIIPYETSNNVTCIFHYCDFYDDTVLNFNNCSNETTEFVFTSSNIYSFWNETLQFEYEEESEISLVFFQGTCPKNTEIIPIKFYDNFEYNEEILFKNDILYSLNGDSLSNVSCWTIVRHDHYDVDTITCLVTLAEIIIKSIDQVNSLTDTFDILTLSCDIVSLTCTLITFLVYYILPELNSIHTFMLHRYSSMILIEDMTYLLKLLIQKNYFLCIANGFINDFSSLARDFWLSLMSFDMWWTFRNILSLEKHVKERKKFLYSIIAWGGPFILIIICIIMKFVVSVPEIFRPELDVDTCLFLGKADLLYDYVFSTICTIISIWLSIHTALKIARYEKDTARLLRDSESRCYNENKKWFNLYLKLFIMLFVIIAIEWIIVTMLQFWLFTDLATNYILISFMILRIIRNIGFFILFVCRKTIMQLLLKHFCRNRRYVSKFSTRNSSYDLEHVDHYVKQNYPVDKYEIRQES, encoded by the exons ATGTATGATAAAAGTTTTGGACTTTTGTGTTGTACACTTCTGGTTTTCTTCGCTTCATCTACAAAGCCTTTGCGGAATTTTACGATTGACAACAAGCAGGATAACAATTTGATAGTCAGAAACAAACTTCGCGTAAATTTCACTGAAAATGACAAAGACGCGGTTTTCAATCGATACAATCtgcgtaaaaattacattatggATTACATAAATGCTCAGAATGTGTCTCATGTTAATTCGAGAGGTAACGGTTACAAAGATAATGATTCGATTCAGAATGAATTATCCGTGCATTATGCGAAATATCGCGATAAAAGTAATCGAATGCGAAGGGAGCTACAAGCAAACTTTACCAAAGTCGATAACGAAAATTATTCCAGtattaaaaatgacaataaaaattattttagtaatgaaaatgatactgaaaattattccagtaataaaaatgacaatgaAAATTACATCATTCCATACGAGACAAGCAACAATGTTACttgcatttttcattattgtgATTTTTATGATGACACTGTTTTAAACTTTAACAATTGCAGTAATGAAACAACTGAATTTGTTTTCACatcttcaaatatatacagcTTCTGGAACGAAACGTTGCAGTTTGAGTATGAGGAAGAAAGCGAAATATCTCTTGTGTTTTTTCAAGGAACATGTCCAAAGAATACCGAAATTATACCTATCAAGTTTTATGACAATTTTGAATACAATgaagaaattttgttcaaaaacGATATTCTATATTCTCTTAACGGTGACTCATTATCCAACGTGTCATGTTGGACCATTGTGCGTCATGACCATTATGATGTTGATACGATTACCTGCCTCGTGACTTTAGCAGAAATCATAATCAAATCAATAGATCAAGTTAATTCATTAACAGatacatttgatattttaaccCTGAGCTGTGATATAGTATCCTTGACGTGTACGCTAATAACATTCTTGGTATACTATATATTGCCGGAACTGAATAGTATACATACTTTTATGTTGCATAGATATAGCAGTATGATATTAATAGAAGACATGACTTATTTACTAAAACTGCTAatccaaaaaaattattttctttgtattgCAAACG GATTTATCAATGATTTTAGCTCTTTAGCAAGAGATTTCTGGTTAAGTTTAATGAGTTTCGATATGTGGTGGACATTTAg AAATATCCTGTCGTTAGAAAAACATgtaaaagagaggaaaaaattcttatattctattattgctTGGGGAGGTCCCTTCATTCTCATTATCATCTGTATCATCATGAAATTCGTTGTCAGCGTGCCAGAAATCTTCCGGCCGGAATTGGACGTCGATACATGTCTTTTTC ttggTAAGGCGGATCTGTTGTATGATTATGTGTTCAGTACGATTTGTACTATTATTAGCATTTGGTTATCCATTCATACAGCATTGAAGATTGCGCGCTATGAGAAAGACACAGCTCGTCTTCTTAGAGATTCAGAAAGCCGCTGTTATAATGAAAACAAGAAGTG gTTCAATCTGTATCTAAAACTGTTTATAATGTTGTTCGTCATAATAGCCATAGAATGGATTATAGTAACAATGTTGCAATTTTGGCTCTTTACGGATTTAGCAACAAACTACATCTTAATTAGTTTTATGATATTGAGGATCATTAGAAATATCGGTTTTTTCATCCTATTTGTGTGTAGGAAAACAATTATGCAGTTGCTATTAAAGCATTTCTGTCGGAATCGTCGATATGTTTCCAAATTTTCTACACGCAACAGTTCTTACGATCTCGAACATGTAGATCACTATGTCAAACAAAATTATCCTGTGGACAAATATGAAATACGACAAGAATCTTAA
- the LOC140671284 gene encoding G-protein coupled receptor Mth2-like isoform X1: MCNKSFALWCCALLVLFVSSTKPLRNFIIDNKDNNSMVRKFELHSNFTEYDNKTIFKRYNLRKNFTMDYKHAQDVFRINSRSHKDDDSIQNEFPLHYMKYHDKRNQMRRELRANFTKVDNENYSNNKNDNKNYIVPYETNDKYTYVRLCCPLGDRYQSSRNCVTEEPEYVFSDLYNFWSETNMHAEYKKVDEMFQLIVQDPCLNNTEIVRFSLNYDIVGYFKYIFFENGTLYLPYFDQFVESTSYCLAIINDVVDAVICLQTLTKAVRKHDNTYYIIDQLEVVLEILEKICNIMSLLCMLTIFLIYCIPELNNIHSFMLRRYSSMIFIYHMSYLLKKLIDIHHAYSICIAIALVNYFSSLAVFFWLSVMSFDMWWTFRNVHSLQKNMKQQGKKNFLYSIIGWGGPVIFTIICINMEIVPSVPESLQPKFIVNMCFFHFSTSKLFYIYGPITTCASISIFLSIYTALKIMQYEKDTARHLKDTESRCYNENKKWFNLYLNLFIIVFLILATKIIVSMTLFWLFKYYAGIIYIILNILDVIQNVGIFIIFVCKKTIMQLLLKHFYQNRRYFSNFFTQQFLRS, from the exons atGTGCAACAAAAGCTTTGCACTTTGGTGTTGTGCACTTCTGGTGCTCTTCGTTTCATCTACAAAGCCTCTgcggaattttataattgacaaCAAGGACAATAATTCAATGGTAAGAAAATTCGAGCTTCACTCGAATTTCACTGAATATGACAACAAGACGATTTTCAAACGATACAATTTGCGCAAAAATTTTACCATGGATTACAAACATGCTCAGGATGTGTTCCGTATTAATTCGAGAAGTCACAAAGATGATGATTCGATTCAGAATGAATTTCCCTTgcattatatgaaatatcatGACAAACGTAATCAAATGCGAAGGGAGCTGCGAGCGAATTTTACAAAAGTCGACAACGaaaattattccaataataaaaatgacaataaaaattacattgttcCATACGAGACGAACGACAAATATACTTACGTTCGTCTTTGTTGTCCTCTCGGTGATCGCTATCAATCTTCTCGTAATTGCGTTACAGAAGAACCTGAATATGTTTTCTCAGATTTATATAACTTCTGGAGCGAAACGAATATGCACGCTGAATATAAGAAAGTGGATGAAATGTTTCAACTGATTGTTCAAGATCCATGCCTAAACAATACCGAAATTGTACGATTCAGTCTTAATTACGATATTGTTGGGTActtcaaatacattttttttgaaaacggCACTCTATATCTTCCCTACTTTGATCAATTCGTCGAATCAACTTCTTATTGTCTGGCTATTATAAATGATGTAGTTGATGCCGTTATCTGCTTGCAGACTCTAACAAAAGCCGTAAGAAAACACGATAATACGTATTATATCATTGATCAGTTAGAAGttgtattagaaattttagaaaagattTGCAATATAATGTCCTTGCTGTGTATGCTGACAATATTcctaatatattgtataccagagcttaataatatacatagtttcATGTTGCGTAGATATAGCAGTATGATATTTATCTATCACATGAGCTATCTATTGAAGAAACTAATCGACATACATCATGCATATTCTATCTGCATTGCAATTG CTTTAGTCAATTATTTCAGCTCTTTAGCAGTTTTCTTTTGGTTAAGTGTAATGAGTTTCGATATGTGGTGGACATTtag AAATGTTCACtcgttacaaaaaaatatgaaacaacAAGGGAAGAAAAATTTCCTATATTCTATCATTGGTTGGGGAGGTCCCGTCATTTTCACTATTATCTGTATCAATATGGAAATCGTTCCCAGCGTGCCAGAAAGCCTTCAACcgaaatttattgttaatatgtgTTTCTTTCATT ttagTACGTCGAAACTGTTCTATATTTACGGGCCCATAACTACTTGTGCTAGTATTAGCATTTTCTTATCCATTTACACAGCACTGAAGATTATGCAGTATGAGAAGGACACAGCTCGTCATCTTAAAGATACAGAAAGCCGATGttataatgaaaacaaaaaatg gTTCAATCTGTATCTAAACTTGTTTATAATAGTATTTCTCATATTAGCCACAAAAATTATCGTATCAATGACACTTTTTTGGCTGTTTAAATACTATGCAGGAATaatctacattattttaaatatattagatgtCATTCAAAATGTcggtattttcattatatttgtgtgtaagAAAACTATTATGCAATTGCTATTAAAGCATTTCTACCAGAATCGCCGATATTTTTCCAACTTTTTTACGCAGCAGTTCTTACGATCTTGA
- the LOC140670992 gene encoding probable G-protein coupled receptor Mth-like 3: MCDKSFVLWCCVLLVFFVSSTKPLRNFIIDNKDDNSMLRNELHSNFTEYDNKTIFNRYNLRKNFTMDYKHAQDVFRINSRSRKDNDSIHNEFPVHYVKYHDKRNQMRRELRANFTNVDNKNYSNNKNDNKNYIVPYEANDNYTYVRLCCPLGARYQLSRNCITEGPEYVFADVYKLWSETNIRVEYKKLDEMFQLIVQDPCPKDAEIVRVSFNNESVFYKYFFLENGTLYLPYFDQFVESTSYCLAIINDVVDAVICLKTLTEAVRKHDNTYYIIDQSEEVVLEILDWIYIIISLLCMLALFLIYCIPKLNNIHSFMLRRYSSMIFIYHMSNLLKKLIDMQLPYSMCIASALVNYFSSLAAFFWLSVMSFDMWWTFRNVHSLQKNMKQQGKKKFLYSIIGWGGPVIFCIICIIMEIVPSVPESLQPKLIVNMCLFHFSTSKLFYIYGPITTCASISIFLSIYTALKIMQYEKDTARHLKDTESRCYNENKKWFNLYINLFIIVFLILATKRIVSTTIFWLFKDYAGMIYIILNILDVIQNVGIFIIFVCKKTIMQLLFKHFYQNCRYFSNFFTRSSSYNLEHVNHHVKQNNLIDKYQIQQKF; the protein is encoded by the exons ATGTGCGATAAAAGCTTTGTACTTTGGTGTTGTGTACTTCTGGTGTTCTTCGTTTCATCTACAAAGCCTCTgcggaattttataattgacaaCAAGGACGATAATTCAATGTTAAGAAACGAGCTTCACTCGAATTTCACAGAATATGACAACAAGACGATTTTCAATCGATACAATTTGCGCAAAAATTTTACCATGGATTATAAACATGCTCAGGATGTGTTCCGTATTAATTCGAGAAGTCGCAAAGATAATGATTCGATTCACAATGAATTCCCCGTGCATTATGTGAAATATCATGACAAACGTAATCAAATGCGAAGGGAGCTGCGAGCGAATTTTACAAACGTCgacaacaaaaattattccaataataaaaatgacaataaaaattacatcgtTCCATACGAGGCGAACGACAATTATACTTACGTTCGTCTTTGTTGTCCTCTCGGTGCTCGTTATCAATTATCTCGCAATTGCATTACCGAAGGGCCTGAATATGTTTTCGCAGATGTATATAAGTTATGGAGCGAAACAAATATACGggttgaatataaaaaattggatGAAATGTTTCAACTAATTGTTCAAGATCCGTGCCCAAAAGATGCCGAAATTGTACGAGTCAGTTTTAATAACGAGAGtgtgttttataaatacttttttctcgaaaacggCACTTTATATCTTCCCTACTTTGACCAATTCGTTGAATCAACTTCTTATTGTCTGGCTATTATAAATGATGTAGTTGATGCCGTTATCTGCTTAAAGACTTTAACAGAAGCCGTAAGAAAACACGATAATACGTATTATATCATTGATCAGTCAGAAGAAGTTGTATTAGAAATTTTGGACTGgatttacattataatctcCTTGCTGTGTATGCTGGCATTATTCCTGATATATTGTATACCAAagcttaataatatacatagtttcATGTTGCGTAGATATAGCAGTATGATATTTATCTATCACATGAGCAATCTACTGAAGAAACTAATCGACATGCAACTTCCATATTCTATGTGCATTGCAAGTg CTTTAGTCAATTATTTCAGCTCTTTAGCAGCTTTCTTTTGGTTAAGTGTAATGAGTTTTGATATGTGGTGGACATTtag AAATGTTCACtcgttacaaaaaaatatgaaacaacAAGGGAAGAAAAAATTCCTATATTCTATCATTGGTTGGGGAGGTCCCgtcattttttgtattatttgtatcatTATGGAAATCGTTCCCAGCGTGCCAGAAAGCCTCCAACCAAAACTTATTGTCAATATGTGTCTTTTTCATT ttagTACGTCGAAACTGTTCTATATTTACGGGCCCATAACTACTTGTGCTAGTATTAGCATTTTCTTATCCATTTACACAGCACTGAAGATTATGCAGTATGAGAAGGACACAGCTCGTCATCTTAAAGATACAGAAAGCCGATGttataatgaaaacaaaaaatg gttcaatttgtatataaacttGTTTATAATAGTATTTCTCATATTGGCCACAAAAAGAATTGTATCAACAACGATTTTTTGGCTATTTAAGGATTATGCAGGAATgatctacattattttaaatatattagatgtCATTCAAAATGTcggtattttcattatatttgtgtgtaagAAAACTATTATGCAATTGCTATTCAAGCATTTCTACCAGAATTGCCGATATTTTTCCAACTTTTTTACACGCAGCAGTTCTTACAATCTTGAACATGTAAATCACCATGTCAaacaaaataatcttatagACAAATATCAgatacaacaaaaattttaa
- the LOC140671398 gene encoding uncharacterized protein translates to MEFTAEEYTEMIIAYGAAGRNARAAARLYAEQFPGRDSHPAFNTILRCVQRTRETGFVGLSINQRYAGRVIQHQVHEEERVLRAFEEDPGLSVCRAAEILHLPRCMVHRVLQRNGLHHYQRVQQLLPGDYEQRVHFCEGFLAQCRRNNLFSDRIIYSLTVDGRSNFYPEWYLQ, encoded by the exons ATGGAGTTTACTGCAGAGGAATACACGGAAATGATTATCGCGTATGGAGCAGCCGGACGAAACGCTCGTGCCGCTGCTCGACTTTACGCGGAACAATTTCCCGGACGAGACTCACATCCAGcatttaatactattttacGCTGTGTACAACGCACCAGAGAAACTGGATTTGTCGGACTATCGATAAATCAAAGATATGCTGGTAGAGTTATACAACATCAAGTTCATGAAGAGGAAAGAGTCCTACGAGCGTTTGAGGAAGATCCTGGGCTCAGTGTATGCCGTGCGGCTGAAATACTTCATCTCCCGAGATGCATGGTGCACCGTGTTCTACAACGAAATGGATTGCATCATTACCAGCGAGTACAACAACTTTTACCGGGAGATTACGAACAGCGCGTCCATTTTTGCGaag GATTTCTCGCGCAGTGTCGGcggaataatttattctctgaccgtataatttattctctgACCGTGGACGGACGAAGCAACTTTTACCCCGAATGGTATCTTCAATAg
- the LOC140671481 gene encoding uncharacterized protein isoform X2, with amino-acid sequence MCDKSFVLWCCALLVFSASSTKPLRNFTIDNKQDNNLIVRNKLSVNLTESDKHAVFNRYNLHKNYIMDYENAENISHINSRNNGHKDNDSIQNKLSVHYAKYLDRRNQIRIRELRADFTKIDNENYSSIENDNENYFRNENDNENYSSNENDNENYIIPYETSNNVTCIFHYCVFDDDTKTSYNCSNETTEYVFTSSNIYSFWNETLQPVYEKESKVSDVIFQGTCPKNTEIIPVEFYNNFEYNEDILFKNDILYVPYVDSLSNDTYYCWTIVHHDYYDDVDMDTCLKTLKGILSKILDQTISLTDTMNILILSDIIVTLTCTLIIFLVYYILPELNSIHSFMLRRYSSMVIISNICELLSLLIYKKYFICIASGFINYFTSLTSQFWLSLMSFDIWWTFRNILSLEKHLKKRKKLLYSIIAWGGPFILTIICIIMEFVPSVPESFRPGFNVDTCWFSFGAAELLFVYGPSTICTISNICLSIHTALKIARYEKDTARRLRDSESRCYNENKKWFNLYLKLFIMLFVIITIEWIIVTMLEFWLLTDINLATIYILISGMILDIIKNIGVFILFVCRKTIMRLLLKHFCRNCRYVSKFSTRSSSYDLEHLDHHVQQNFPADKHEIRQNSNITISHI; translated from the exons ATGTGCGATAAAAGCTTTGTACTTTGGTGTTGTGCACTTTTGGTGTTCTCCGCTTCATCTACAAAGCCTCTGCGGAATTTTACGATTGACAACAAGCaggataataatttgatagtGAGAAACAAACTTAGCGTGAATTTAACTGAAAGTGACAAACACGCGGTTTTCAATCGATACAATTTGcacaaaaattacattatggATTACGAAAATGCTGAGAATATATCCCATATTAATTCGAGAAATAACGGTCACAAAGATAATGATTCGATTCAGAATAAATTATCCGTGCATTATGCGAAATATCTTGATAGACGTAATCAAATACGAATAAGGGAGCTACGAGCAGATTTTACAAAGATCGATAACGAAAATTATTCCAGTATTGAAAATgacaatgaaaattatttcagaaatgaaaatgacaatgaaaattattccaGTAATGAAAATGACAATGAAAATTACATCATTCCATACGAGACAAGCAACAATGTTACttgcatttttcattattgtgTTTTTGATGATGACACAAAGACCTCTTACAATTGCAGTAATGAAACAACTGAATATGTTTTCACATcctcaaatatatatagcttCTGGAACGAAACGTTGCAGCCTGTGtatgaaaaagaaagcaaaGTATCTGATGTGATTTTTCAAGGGACATGTCCAAAGAATACCGAAATTATACCTGTCgagttttataacaattttgaatACAATGAAGACATTTTGTTCAAAAACGATATTCTATATGTTCCCTACGTTGACTCATTATCCAACGATACATACTATTGTTGGACCATTGTGCATCATGATTATTATGATGATGTTGATATGGATACCTGCTTGAAGACTTTAAAAGGAATCTTAAGCAAAATATTAGATCAAACTATTTCATTAACAGAtacaatgaatattttaatcctGAGCGACATTATAGTAACCTTGACGTGTACGCTAATAATATTCCTGGTATACTATATATTGCCAGAACTGAATAGTATACATAGTTTTATGTTGCGTAGATACAGCAGTATggtaattatttctaatatatgtgAATTACTGAGCCTGTTAATctacaagaaatatttcatctgTATTGCAAGCG GATTTATCAACTATTTTACCTCTCTAACAAGTCAATTCTGGTTAAGTTTAATGAGTTTCGATATCTGGTGGACATTTAg AAATATCCTCTCGTTAGAAAAACATctaaaaaagaggaaaaagttattatattctattattgcGTGGGGAGGTCCCTTTATTCTCACTATCATCTGTATCATCATGGAATTCGTTCCCAGCGTGCCAGAAAGCTTCCGACCGGGATTTAACGTTGATACATGTTGGTTTAGTT ttgGTGCGGCGGAGCTGTTGTTTGTTTACGGGCCGAGTACGATTTGTACTATTAGTAACATTTGCTTATCCATTCATACAGCATTGAAGATTGCGCGCTATGAGAAAGACACAGCTCGTCGTCTTAGAGATTCAGAAAGCCGATGTTATAATGAAAACAAGAAGTG gTTCAATCTCTACCTGAAACTGTTTATAATGTTGTTTGTCATAATAACCATAGAATGGATTATAGTAACAATGTTGGAATTTTGGCTCCTTACGGATATTAATTTAGCAACGATCTACATCTTAATTAGTGGAATGATATTagatatcattaaaaatatcggTGTTTTCATTCTATTTGTGTGTAGAAAAACAATTATGCGATTGCTATTAAAGCATTTCTGTCGGAATTGTCGATATGTTTCCAAATTTTCTACACGCAGCAGTTCTTACGATCTCGAACATTTAGATCACCATGTCCAACAAAATTTTCCTGCGGATAAACATGAAATACgacaaaattctaatattacaatttcacATATATAG